From the Juglans microcarpa x Juglans regia isolate MS1-56 chromosome 7D, Jm3101_v1.0, whole genome shotgun sequence genome, the window aacgatggttttaagacaagtaaaacccataatactttggcataacataaactgagtatcatcatcagatccaaacagagcatcaaacagagcagagaccatgtttcacccccgtggtagggttgtgctaaccccggtggccaaactaggcagagacagaggtgaaatctttcctttattcttctcggagccccgagtgtgcacacaggaaagaccacaataaaaccactttgtttccaaagtgggtgcactcagggagagaagttggtaccaacctaaacagagcagagcataacagagcagagcagagacagagtcagatacgaaaaccagtacaccatgccaaaggttttcagatgctatatcaaaataatacaaagtatcaaaacagaatcagatagtttacacacactgaacacaaaagccagcacatcttttcaaataaatgcacaacttttcatatactcaatatcgctcatttttcagatttcagaaatcacatgacagaatttagctcatgtctacacaatgcatgtcagaacatatttttctcttgtttgtacaaatttcatgagtatgcaaataaacgaccgaggttggttttgtttttccaaagttctcatttcaccacaaaaatatgcaaagttttcagaaaatcaacctcagtctcaaataattcgtgtaaggcctagcataggaaccccgcttacctgactcctgcagcgcattatctatgacttgaatacggtctctatccgtctcgtcacctattcataaaaaataatataaactaaatattaaagtccaacaacacaaaattggtcttagacaacttaatacccaatttctagaccataattcagtaagtttaatcaaactcaatcagccaaataataatccggacagcccacacttagacccaaaatattctataccaatctcaatattgtccaatacaagcatcaaaaccaatgcCAACTCAAATTCCAGtaactcacacttattcctacagttcgcagtcccaaacaattactaacaatttaatcaggacgacactacacactactctctctccgttcacaCTCCACAAtaggaaaaaatatctcaacacttctagatgttaaaaggcctcaacaaacccttctaaacatttccaatacatcaaaccaataatccaaaaatatatcatcacttcctaaaaatctcaatattcaccatgaccaacgtcaaactcaaaacaccaatatttaaacccgaaacagctaacaaatttcatagcataaaccaatctcacacaaacaactccttcatccaatctaaccgatccccttactcctcggactcagtccgacaccaccaataaattaacagtaaatatgaattagagcataaatacatttaaatctcaaaagttctttgggataaatacttacaatgctataatataatttttgagagaTCAAGGAGGTGCTAGATgtggcaacgcagcaacaaaatagtgccaaaagcactgtggccgtgggtctcaaaaacccacttttgaacaggtgtaaacgaagacccgagattgataaggtagggcttagggatgtcggtgaggctagtggtggtggtggttggccgtgggtggcggcgcaagaggcggttgaagtgcaaaaacacccaaaacggaaatgttgatggtggggcttcaccggtgacagatcggaggtggggttgggtccaatgggttgccaagaggtcgatgatgaagtggtgagatgatggtggccggaggtggcgcgacggcggcgctggagcgaaggtgacgccgcggctttgaagggctgctggtggttaacggcggcgcgaatggaggtgaggttggtggggtgaggtcgccggtggCAGGGGAGGCGAACGGACTGGGAGGTGACGGCCACCgtcggctcacggcggcgggctgggggagaggggcgacgcacgggaagagagagggagagagtgcggcgcgcgggagaggagaggagaaaaaggaaaagaaaaaaaaaagaagaaaaagaaaagaggaaatagaaaatgtagggaaagaaatgaggtccatcctcatatcttgggtcacaaaaacgatccaacggaaacgattttaacacagcaagtaaaataaaataattcaaacgcagtgattaaagtgaaaataaataattaaaccccacaacaagttaattaatttgagaagaaatttaaacgcataaaaataattaatttagagaaagcacttcaaaaataattttcgtaaattaaaaatcataaaaataacacaactaaaaatccaacaattttaaaacaagagaataaattttaaattaataacaaataatctttcaattaaaaaatacactaaaatacggggtgttacatccttccccccttaaaaaaaatttcgtcctcgaaatttgtaagatCAAACATGACGCTAAAGCAGGAAAGAAGATACAACCCAAAACACGCTCGAAAGGATCATACCATCAGTAACTCCCAACAAGCATGAGTAATGTTCTCTCAAGTCTGTctccataggcaattccatcatactcgtattagtcctccaGTGGCACCAcacgtccagtattcctagggtgactattctatccaaaatctcatctttccacaagagccttaatacaacatccaagcAATcccaatgattattattattattatcgcAACACGATCTGCACTAACCTCAATCGACACCTATGTTAAAACTCAcaaaccttcattgtattctacaagttggtaacctattagccacttccatagttaaccatcaataaacaTTTTGGTAGAAGAAAATTCTTGATCTCTCAAAACCATGAAATATTACACACTTTCCTCAAAATCACCAAGAATTCCTTTCTGAATCTGCACCAACTATTACCCTTAAATCTGACATGGATCAATCCTAAAACCTGCCACTAAAACCTCGAACTAATagtaatcattatccaaactagacCAACACCTTCAATTCTCAAAGAAATAATCCCCTTGAAAATCCcaatatcaataactcaacttccATCAACCCCATTAATGGTCACAGATTAAtcagtctccaaaataaatcaagctaACACACCAAGCCTGcagaattaaaaatttcaatctCATTATAAATCAGTCCTTCAAATTGccattctaaaaccttaaattatacAAGAATCAATTTCCGAAATCtgtaagatcgatgaacttatatccaataataaaacaatcgactcccgaagctttcaaaatctaaaacattaaataataacaatcatttccgaaagtctgcaaaaccttaaacttttggtgaaatttccgtaaatctatccttaaagtttgttgaacttacaatctTCGATTCTAAAGCCTCGTGTCATACATCCATGAAATCGAAAATCTCAAATATCATACTCCCCAAAAAGATCACCCAGACCCTGCCTTTCCTTTCAAACCTTGATATTATAAAAGCACACCAAAAAGTTCAAGTTTACTCtgctaaatataacaatagcgttctcagtcgtaccatcttcctgccataacttAATCCTTAACCCGCTTTTCAGGTTCGAACGaaacgaacaaaataaaataaacttaataaataaaataacataatttcaattcaaataaaataaaatcaaacaaaaccaaataaattcaatttaaataaaaacaataatttccaATTAAACCTTTAAACTCTTCTGGTACAGCACACATGattttacccattcttagccatatctttaaccaactcGTATAGTCATTCCTCTCATCTCATATTGTAAACCCAACTTCGCTCTAAACTCCAGTacatctttaaaatctaaaccacaaaaatctaaaccttaaatcttaaaaaaaattatctcctATAGTCCACAAACTAATTTTGTCGGATCTAAAATccctaaatctcaaaatctcaaaactcaatcataaagtctgcaaaatttaaaacctaaaatattCGCAAAATCAGCTCTTATTGTATACaaatctacacctcaaatctgaagtttCTCCCTAAACCCACATATatccaaaactcaaatgtttttagtcagcagaacctcaaacctatCTTTCGGTCAAACTTAGGTCAACTTCAAAAGTTAAACCTTAGATCATTTCCAAGTCATCTCCTGCATCCTAAAGAATAAGCTTACCGGATCTAAAACCtgatatgttataaaaatcatttcttagaatttacaaaatctaaatcctcaaatcccatcaaaatccATCATAAGGTTTTTAGAATCCCAAACTTAAATATACACAAGATAATCCTTAAATTCCTCAAGTTCCTACACACAATCTTGACATCCTATGAacccacagaaatctaaacctccaaggtttatagtatgcagaattcaaacctggctctgataccaaatgtaacgccccaaacccagcTGGCCtagagaattactacctgtcacttaagaacatgttttccaacacaactaaaataaaactccaaaactttattagcaaaactcaatctcaagtactctaaataaccacattgaaactctacaaagttattactgcagcaaaataagctaaggagtccaaaatctcccggtaatcataacaaaccaaactaataacttcaaaaagTCTTActaagcccaagcccaagataaaattaaatctaaaagacattaaaactaaaggacatcagaattccttcttctaacacCCTCTCCCAGCTTAAACgtgctcaccaatctaatccaggtcctcagttggactttccacatcatctgaaaaatattatgaagatagggggtgagttatcaacaactcagtaagcaaaagtcatatgctagcgtgcaaacatgagcatttacaaagtatagcatgcagaacaaaatattttccagagttatcatgcagaacagaacatactttcaaaagtaacagagcgatggttttaagacaagtaaaacccataatactttggcataacataaactgagtatcatcatcagatccaaacagagcatcaaacagagcagagaccatgtttcacccccgtggtagggttgtgctaaccccggtggccaaaccaggcagagacagaggtgaaatctttcctttattcttctcggagccccgagtgtgcacacaggaaagaccacaataaaaccactttgtttccaaagtgggtgcactcagagacagagaagttggtaccaacccaaacagagcagagcataacagagcagagcagagacagagtcagatacgaaaaccagtacaccatgccaaaggttttcagatgttatatcaaaataatacaaagtatcaaaacagaatcagatagtttacacacactgaacacaaaagccagcacatcttttcaaataaatgcacaacttttcatatactcaatatcgctcatttttcagatttcagaaatcacatgacagaatttagctcatgtctacacaatgcatgtcagaacatatttttctcttgtttgtacaaatttcatgagtatgcaaataaacgaccgaggttggttttgtttttccaaagttctcatttcaccacaaaaatatgcaaagttttcagaaaatcaacctcagtctcaaataattcgtgtaaggcctagcataggaaccccgcttacctgactcctgcagcgcattatctatgacttgaatacggtctctatccgtctcgtcacctattcataaaaaataatataaactaaatattaaagtccaacaacacaaaattggtcttagacaacttaatacccaatttctagactataattcagtaagtttaatcaaactcaatcagccaaataataatccggacagcccacacttagacccaaaatattctataccaatctcaatattgtccaatacaagcatcaaaaccaatgcCAACTCAAATTCCAGtaactcacacttattcctacagttcgcagtcccaaacaattactaacaatttaatcaggacgacactacacactactctctctccgttcacactccacaacaggaaaaaatatctcaacacttctagatgttaaaaggcctcaacaaacccttctaaacatttccaatacatcaaaccaataatccaaaaatatatcatcacttcctaaaaatcatcaatattcaccatgaccaacgtcaaactcaaaacaccaatatttaaacccgaaacagctaacaaatttcatagcataaaccaatctcacacaaacaactccttCATCCAATTTAaccgatccccttactcctcggactcagtccgacaccaccaataaattaacagtaaatatgaattagagtataaatacatttaaatctcaaaagttctttgggataaatacttacaatgctataatataatttttgagagatcaaggaggtgctagaagtggcaacGCAGCAATAAAATAGTGCCAaaagcactgtggccgtgggtctcaaaaactcacttttgaacaggtgtaaacgaagacccgagattgatagggtagggcttagggatgtcggtgaggctagtggtggtggtggttggccgtgggtggcggcgcaagaggcggttgaagtgcaaaaacacccaaaacggaaatgttgatggtggggcttcaccggtgacagatcggaggtggggttgggtccaatgggttgccaagaggtcgatgatgaagtggtgagatgatggtggccggaggtggcgcgacggcggcgctggagcgaaggtgacgccgcggctttgaagggctgctggtggttaacggcggcgcgaatggaggtgaggttggtggggtgaggtcgccggtggCAGGGGAGGCGAACGGACTGGGAGGTGAcagccaccgccggctcacggcggcgggctgggggagaggggcgacgcacgggaagagagagggagagagtgcagcgcgcgggagaggagaggagaggagaaaaaggaaaagaaaaaaaaagaagaaaaagaaaagaggaaagagaaaatgtagggaaagaaatgaggtccatcCTCAtatcttaggtcacaaaaacgatccaacggaaacgattttaacacagcaagtaaaataaaataattcaaacgcagtgattaaagtgaaaataaataattaaaccccacaacaagttaatttaatttgagaagaaatttaaacgcataaaaataattaatttagaaaaagcacttcaaaaataattttcgtaaattaaaaatcataaaaataacacaactaaaaatccaacaattttaaaacaagagaataaattttaaattaataacaaataatctttcaattaaaaaatacactaaaatacggggtgttacatatatagataataaaatctcatatgtaaataaaaatctcatatctataatataataatttcaaaaaatacttttagacttgctatagttcttttcatattttaaaaaaataatgaatttactgtatcttatattttggatgaaaacaatttgactaattcaatgtgaagtaaatatggatgatatttactaaatttgaagataaaaaagCATTTGTCTAATCCAATGCCAATGTTGTTACGATATAATATCGTATAGCTTCAAAGAGTTATAAAAGGAAGAAATATGGAGTGAAAAAGGATTCTAAGTTCAATACACAgatcctcttcttcctctctctctacttATTGGAGATTTACTATCTCGAATTTAGTCACTTGAAGGGCCATTACAGCCACCCAGCCTCAGTGCATGCACCCCACTGCGTCGATAAGCCTATTTCGCACCTTTGTCACCATATCAAGGTCTTACGGTAACACTGATGCTCATCTTCTCAACCGTTGTTCCACAGCATCGCAGCACTCTACCCTCCTAAATCTCAGTTTTTCACCGTCAACCTGCATTGGAAAATAAGAAAGGGGAAGGTTTGGATAGAGGGGTAGTTAAGGAGCCTTGAGTGTTTTTATCTTCTACGCAGAGTAGAGAATTGTCTTTCTGGTGTTATTTTGAGTGGTTTGAGATTTGGAGTTACAGTGTGTACCTTTTGGCTAGTTAATGGGTAAGTTTCTTGGAGGTTGGTTTTGAGTGTATTACGGACAAAGAGAAAATTAGTTTTGTTCGGGTACTTTATTGATCTGTTCTATTTTTGAGTTCATCCACATTGACAATAAAGTGGTATTCTGTGTGGAGTTTTCTTGAGTGTACACTCTTGCCGAGGTTAACAAGGAAAGATTCCACTTTCTGCTTTTGCTCAGTTGGCCTCTAAAATGCACAATCCAGCACCAGGGGGTAAACATGGTCTTTGGTTATGTTTCTGATACTATTTAACGTGTGCTTATGCCAAACGTTGTCTTGGTCTGTACTATTATTATTAGACGCCAATTTGTTTTTGCTCTATTATTTTGAAGCAATATTGTTTATTTCTGCATTTTGTAATGGCTCATGCTTTGCACACTAGGATGAAATTTTGTGACTGGCACATACTAAGTTGGTGGATTCACCcgcttatcttttatttatttttagatattgatATTGATCAGGATCGTGTCAGTACTAGGAATATATGGCACAAGGGTCGGATAAGAAGAGAGTAGTGAGATAAGTGCAAAGTGGCACTATTGGAATCACCACAGTTTAGGAAAAGTTTTATTAGAGGCCAGTTGATTTTCTTTGGAGGAATTTGTTAGGCATTGCCTTATCGAGGATTTTTCTTAAAGTActcattattattgattttggttAAAAGGACTCACATGCACCCAGGTACGGCGGAGTGACAAAGAAGGTGCTTGATTGCATTTGATGATCTGAGTTTTGCCCAAAattaatatcatcattttctgaTGCCATTTGACAAGgcttttaaattccaaaatttaGCCTAGGGTTGGGGGGTGAGCACCTAAAATCCTACTGCCCCTTATCCACCTGGCTTGTAGTGGTAAAGGTTGGAATAAGAtggacactacaagaaaaaatggtttttttaacgctcaaaatcgtcgcaaaaagtGTTCTACTGTAGCGATTCTTTTTGCAGCACTATAAAACCTGCCAGAACTgcatgtttttcttgtagtgggagCTTGATTTCCATGCTCTTTGTCATTAACTATTTGAGTGTTACACTGAAAGTAGCATTTGTTATTAGTGATGTGTCGAAGAAGATGATCTTTCAGTAGGGATTTTCAAAAATCAGGTGGATATATTAGGGCATAAAGTACTTGTTGACAATAGGACAGCATCTGAGATAAGAGCCCAGATGCGGACGTGTTATATAGCTCGAGCTTAAATTATGAGTGGTTTTGAGCAGTACTGGGTCAAAAGGTAAAGGAGACATTTTTGGGCTTAAGGGGAGTTCATATGTAGTTTTTTGTATTTAGTATTGTATGAATTCTGGAGGGGTGGCTTGTTTAtgtgggatatatatatatatatatatatatatatatatatataggatttggTGGGTTTGGAGCTTGGCTTGGtgggttttttttccttttttggttaAGATGGTTTTCTCAAGAAACTTCTTGTGTACTTCATGGGTACACCATTTGGCAATTTCTGTAacttttaaaaaggaaattacTTTGGTGCATCATATTGTCGTTGTTTTATCTCTTCATTAGCAATTACTTTTAGAAACGACAAAACCTTAAATCGTCAATCGATTATGAACCTGCTATCCTTTCTCAAAAGTGATTAAAGCAACTATaagaatacaaaataaaaggaGAAGATATGTATGATGgattaatgataaattgatTAAATATTAAGAAGTCCAAATGATGCCAGAAGGAAAtcacaaaatacaaaacataagCCATTTGAAGATTCATCACTCAACcgtccaagaaaaagaaaaagaaactcaaTCCGTCTTTTTTAGTTTGGTGTGCCAATTATCAATGGAACATCTATATTGAACGAGAAGTGAACTGCAAGGGCTTTTTTTTCGCGTTGAAGATTGATCCATAAGTTGAAACAGACATCTCAACAAGAAGAGGGAATTGCATCAGTACGAATAAGGTAACTGGGACACTGGCCAAACAAATGACAGGAATGACCATCCATGATTTTTGTAGAATAATTAAAACGGCAGCGGAAAAGGCTATCATCATGGTTGTAATAGAGAATAAAAGAGTGGAAAGACCGATTATCATCTTCGTCGGTAAGGATTTGAGGAAATCATCTTCTGCATAGCGTGACGTGAGAATTCCCAAAAACATCAACACTGAagttgaggaagaaaaaagggaCAAGGAATCTGATACTATAAAGAGTATAAACAACTTTTCCTCTGAGAATATTGGGAACCCTGTAGTTTGGTTGTTACCTCCTGGAACGGTGAAGACAGCAGCAAACATAATGGTAGCTATGAGAGCACCTACCACTGTACAAGAAGTTGCTGTATCCTTCATCCATCGTTCTCCGTCTTTCATCATGTTTTTGTGTTCCTTCACAAAATATTGCCAAGGCTTGAAAAATTGGGTGTTCATATGTTCCTTAATCTTAGGTTGAGCAATACTCTCCACCTTCTGCATTTATATTAGGTAAAATCTTAAAGAGAGTCGAATGTGTGTTTGccaaattaaaagttaaaagtcgAATGTGTCTAGGAgagaaaatattgtaaagttagAGATCAGATGGATTACCTTAAACCACTGTAGTTCTCTTTGCATCTTTAAAGCTGCGCCTGGAATGCGACTAAGCACAGTGGAATCTGGCAACCTCCCTGCCATATGTAGAACGGTATTGCCGTCAAAATCCTTCTCACTTGCCAATTCGTTCTTCTCATGAAGGCCGCATATGATGTTAAATATTGTAGCTTGGCGACATTGAATAGCATATGACAAGATGTTTTTTCCAGCAACTTTCTCAGTAATCCACACAAGCTCAGGATTTGTTCGCACCATATCCAAGAAAAACTCAACATTCCCGTCGTAAATAGCACGGTATATGGATGTATAAACGCAAGCTTGATCCCTTTGTTGATCATCAGAAGTCGATGTGACCTCACGGCACATGAGCTGCAGAAGTTCACGCGACTGGGCATGGACAgccttcatttcatataattgcTTGATTCCTTTGTCAATAATTGAAACAATGCCCATTTAACTAGATGcaactataatcataaaactTATAAGAAGACAAAAACACggataaaaagtttcaaaattaattaagaaatgatATCCATTGAGTTGATGCAGAATATGTACCCAAGActgtttggagatttgaaacaAGTTGACCGGACAGAGCTAGCACTGCaatccataaaaagaaaaaaaagacaatcGCTCACATATTCTCATTGTAAATCATTACcgaaataaaacttataaactattttacattcaaacaaacTACTGTGAAGTTTgtacataaaaatgaaatgtccaaatatatatttgattctCATTTTACATATACAGCGGTAAAAGATTAGGAAACATGCATAAACGTACATACCAGTATGTCCGAAATGTTTTACTTGATCATCCATTTCAGGGTTTCTTACTTGATCTGGACTAATGCTCAAACGAGTTTCATACGGACTGCTAGTACTAGCCGACTGTATGCTTTTACCTTTATGTAAAAAGAAAGGGACCAATATCGATGTAATTATTCTGGCAACACACATTTTAAGTAAATGAGAAGCGAGAGGAAAGAGTACTGGTACTGACATGAGGAGTAGATCCATCGTTTCCAAAACACGAGCGGATTTCGACTTGGAAATGCATAAGACGTAGAAGCCAGTGCGTATAGAGGAGACTGCTGCTCTCTGTTATCTATAGCAAGAGCCAAACTTGGGCAATGCCGGATCAAATCCAAAGCAATGTCTGTGCATGGTGCATGcatggtcatatatatatatatatatatagtggccGGAATTATGTATACTGTGAAAATCATTTGATACATGCTGGTAGCTAATTCATGTGAGGAATAGTTGTTACCTAGAGCTCCCAGATGTATAGCCTGTGTACAAAGTGCAGCTCCACTGATGCTATTTTCTGGCTTGAAATCTTCTATAGGAGTGAGAGAGTAGAGATATCTAGCCAATTCAATATGCCCAGTGACAATAGCCAGTACAACTGGAAGTTCGCCGTTTATGTTTGCAATTTTGACCAAGCTCTTGTTCTTTTTTAGTATGCACTTTGCCATCTGGTAGTTTCCACCACATGTGGCCTCAGCTAGGGCTGTGAAACCGTTATCATCTACTGTTTTCAACTCTTCTTCAGACATTCGCTCCACCAACTTCTTCACTATGTGCATATGTCCAGCAAGAATAGCGACTTGAAGAGGAGTCCTTCCAAAACCTTCGATTTTTGCAGTCACTGCATCGGGACGTTGCTCCAGGAAGTCCTTTACACCCTTCCAGTCACCATTTCGCACAGCCTCCCGTAAGGTCAAAAATGGAATAAAGTCATTGTTCTCCCTCATATTTTCCCTGATCCCtgccatgttttcttttttttctttttcataaaagaaatgaagtgaAACTCTTGTCACATCTACATTAttccaattacaaatattatataataaatatatatttattgaatgaaaCAAAACAACGTATAATAGGTGATCAAACCAaagagtaaaaatatatttaggggtgtaatc encodes:
- the LOC121238120 gene encoding ankyrin repeat-containing protein ITN1-like, whose protein sequence is MAGIRENMRENNDFIPFLTLREAVRNGDWKGVKDFLEQRPDAVTAKIEGFGRTPLQVAILAGHMHIVKKLVERMSEEELKTVDDNGFTALAEATCGGNYQMAKCILKKNKSLVKIANINGELPVVLAIVTGHIELARYLYSLTPIEDFKPENSISGAALCTQAIHLGALGKSIQSASTSSPYETRLSISPDQVRNPEMDDQVKHFGHTGIKQLYEMKAVHAQSRELLQLMCREVTSTSDDQQRDQACVYTSIYRAIYDGNVEFFLDMVRTNPELVWITEKVAGKNILSYAIQCRQATIFNIICGLHEKNELASEKDFDGNTVLHMAGRLPDSTVLSRIPGAALKMQRELQWFKKVESIAQPKIKEHMNTQFFKPWQYFVKEHKNMMKDGERWMKDTATSCTVVGALIATIMFAAVFTVPGGNNQTTGFPIFSEEKLFILFIVSDSLSLFSSSTSVLMFLGILTSRYAEDDFLKSLPTKMIIGLSTLLFSITTMMIAFSAAVLIILQKSWMVIPVICLASVPVTLFVLMQFPLLVEMSVSTYGSIFNAKKKPLQFTSRSI